The genomic DNA AAAAAATGAAGcaaacatttgtacatataatctcGTATTAAAAGAAAACCATGTTCTATTAGGTATTCCCGGAGTTAATGTCGTTTTTGGAATATGCAATTTTGACTCGGTCTCTTTCGGTTCGTTGACCAGTGAAGACGTGTCTTGAAGacgtgatatgtatgtatgtataaacaatgtaaaacaccaatagaaaaattaattaattaaataaatttttaatagatggtGGTAAATGCTCGGAcacttagcgccgtctattagcctagaggaaacattgatagcaaacagtatatatagaagattttcttttgttattatattcatattatattatagccagcagtatagatcggtcgttaagcttctgcttagcgtcgagaaggcgccgggttcgatccctgggcccgggcctcgaatgaaaatgaatttttcagagtatgctgttggtcagacccgaatttgtgactccaggttgatcgtttcctatcagagtttgacaattttctctgatttcattgttgaaacggttcccggaaaaaaattggctaaaaatccttcctacctactatgtcaccactatttgaagtatgattgatgtacaattcatagatgtctcgttaatttgcgagtttgtcagtgtctcgtaattcaacgacttgtaataaaaatgctgcatttgtaattgttattggccaggaaggcgcattgggatttacctgtaaggccttcctggtatatatgtaaaaataaataaatattcgtacgttttgttggctaCCATATTCGCATTTTAGCTGTGATGTACATTTCtacatatgtcaaatcgaatcgactattatagtacagcgagcTTTATCTTACACAGATAGACAGAAACACAGAATagcaatattaaatatataatacatacactagTATTTTCCTCCACAAGATGGTTCCAAAGTAAGCCATCCCTGAGATTAATATTGTGATGGACAAAACAACGATCGCCCACAAGCCGGTGTGACTACGTAACTTTTCAAATTTGTGCATGTCGAGGGAATCTTTAGAGACGTTTGCTCCGTCGTCCTGCAACAACTCGCTCTGTAGTTTCAGATTGATTTGTAATGGCACGACATTCAATGGCGTCTCAGTATTTGACGAAGCCGGAGGGCTCAACTCTTGTTTGTTTTCACTCGGATTGCTTCTATTATTTTTCATCAGCTCGTCGACATAGTGCGCATGTAACATGTCGTATATTTCAGTTTGATTGGAGCGCTTGTTAGAATGTGTCAGAGTGCTTATAATCGATTCATTGTTTGGTATGATCCTGTATTTGGTGTTGTCTTCGGGGAAAATCAGTGGTGGTTGTTCTGGGAACCCGTCTGGGTTGTCGtctatacattttacatattctgaaacaaaaaaatatactctATGTTAACTGTTACATACAGCTGAACAGGGATAGATGGAAACTAAAACTGGTtcacttatatatataaaactaaaattatGTACTACTAATTTAGGTCAAGagatcaaaaatcgaatcaatttgatttttttgatttttaaatgctttttatttttacgaaattatgttcacaatacatcttatatctattttaatagctactgatctactgatcattttctattttacaatttaatttagtttggttagtaatcatagcattatattattctaatgttaatctacagcataatagaaaaaagagctcaaaaacctatttagaatccttataaatgctcataatacatctaatacataatattaattaaagactctctaaagtcgatgatctaaagcagattgtgttaaggtaatctgtgtgttatacctgaagggtatagacattttgttgtaatcaccgagactcttcacaagtgtgttagtatggttattagtgattctgtcatagaatctactggttagtttgttagtaatgta from Arctopsyche grandis isolate Sample6627 chromosome 1, ASM5162203v2, whole genome shotgun sequence includes the following:
- the LOC143914418 gene encoding uncharacterized protein LOC143914418, whose protein sequence is MHFSTMTSKTRSDLLTFKVFLVVLLYAEYVKCIDDNPDGFPEQPPLIFPEDNTKYRIIPNNESIISTLTHSNKRSNQTEIYDMLHAHYVDELMKNNRSNPSENKQELSPPASSNTETPLNVVPLQINLKLQSELLQDDGANVSKDSLDMHKFEKLRSHTGLWAIVVLSITILISGMAYFGTILWRKILVIKYGTRQVLINEEDPPDDFKHSDDF